The Plasmodium malariae genome assembly, contig: PmUG01_00_13, whole genome shotgun sequence DNA window tgcaaaatgattaatttacttacaaaaaatttatatttttacttctttaaTACGTCAAACATATGTAAATCATTCtcttaaatatgtaaattcgTATTAACATCATATTACTATTTCATTAATCCGTATAtccaatattattattttaaatcttatttcatatatctattatttttattaatatattgtatttttagCTAACAACGTTTTCAAATCTATAAACAGCTAGAGTAAATCATTTTGTATCGTTAAAAATTGTTGCCTAGAgtgtaattaatatatttttacatttacaaccttaatttttttatattttttattttttaacagtTAGAAATTCTTCAGCAttcttaatattaaaatattgcacttaattaaaacatgtacaaaaatatatataaatctttttaatatacgtaaataaaaacaatataattaaaacaaataaagaaatatacttattaattaaaataatatataataccttttttttaatttcctgCTTTTTTAAAGAAGCGCTATTTATGTAAATCAATAAGCAACTGTCAAAATAtacaacatatatttttatacatcactaatataataataactatttacaaaatatattgataaacataaaaattgaggaaatatatatataaaggtacctgtacattattatatgcataaacaaaaaatatgtatttatccATTATCCCTAGTGATAAATTATCTTTTCCTATAGATAAAGTCATTTGTAATTATACTATCAAGAAATAGGCAAAAAgggatatatacatataacatgTTGATGtttaattacatttaattcattttttatttattcttttaataattcagaaaatgaaaaaagtatatatattacatatttggGAGAtttcaatataaaatatatttaaatatttatacacaaatatgcaaaataataagaaaataaaacaattttatcatttatattaatagttAGTATTAAGAAATACTAAGTTGTTAAGCAAGCATATATAATCAGTAagtaaaaaagttattattttactatatatttatattcttccttttaaattattcattaaaatttaagCGTTTGCTAAGAATGGTTTTATGAAGaaattttttccaaatatatttttcataaaaattccttaatataataaatacgaattttttttgtatgtagtacatatagagaaaaatacatttatttagtataattaaatataaaacaatatatatacttttttaattcaatCCTAATAATTACTTTTCCATATACAtcaacaaataatatttttagtaatacaaagataaaatatatataaagaaatattatttatagttagaacataaatatacacaagtaatcaataaaattatataaaatttcctacattatattaattataacgtacaagtacatatttttcacacaaatatatggaaatatgCAAATACATATAGTTAGCCAAAATATTCAATTTAGATGAAACTATACTTTAAactacaaattaaaaaatataaaaatattcaaattcacaaaaaaaaataagaataactTTTTTACTGTAGTTCACAAATAAGACCAGTTagatgtacatatatatgtaaaatttaagcaattatgtagatatatattattaatactattcAAATTATTGTACCCATTTGTCCTATTGAAGTTTTCGTTTCAGacagaaaaatatttcctcttattcattttatcttttcctaaacttaattttttcatattttttaacttttttatgataataaacaACTGCTGATATAAGTATGATACCTAGTATGAAGATAggtacaaaatatataagaaatccAAGAAACCCTGTTACACAGTAGTTtcctttaatattttttgtttctacAACAGAATTTGTGAACCAACTTAAAGGTGATTTTGTCAGCCACACATACAAAGTTGCTATGGCGGGAGAAGTCTCCTTTGTAAAGATCTTTGAAAGATCTGTAAAATTTGTAAGATATGGATAATTACTAAGTTCACTACCTTGTACAGCAGGTGAAATAAAAACTATTAATTTAAACAAACCAAATGTAATCCCATATCCCCAAAAATTatctaatataaatgatattaataacaCCAAAATTAGTAATAAAGGTAAAGCAAATCGTAGTCCGCATTTTTTgcgcattatttttttatatattttatcactaattgttttgtttttttttagaaagtCTACATAATCAAgctctttaaatatttttttttctaaatgggaatattttttcatttcaaagatacaagatttatttttcatacatattttattgcCTCTTTCGTTCCTTGGTGCATATCCATTTGATgccttcttttttattgtgctatctttttcaatataagTTATATCGTTTTTATTGTTTACTCCAAGTGGTATCTCTTTCTTTAAACATACAATACTTGAATCCTTAtcgttattatattttgccaGTAAACGATAAtttcgtatatataattttctatgATTTTTGTAGTATTCAACAAAAGATTTGTTATGTGTACTCtgaagaaacaaaaaaaaaatttatcatttactcatatgtaaaaaatcacacaaaaaaaaagtactaacaaaaaaaaaaataacacaaaaaacataatacatatatctttatgtaataataccataccttataaatgtaaaaatgatatatccaacttaaaaggataaaagtAGAAACcttataaaataacaataacctAAATTTTTGTTCCATTATATAGAACATTAAAATGGTAATATACTTGGTAGGGACacaattcaaaataaaataatattctttttatta harbors:
- the PmUG01_00029500 gene encoding fam-l protein, which encodes MEQKFRLLLFYKVSTFILLSWIYHFYIYKSTHNKSFVEYYKNHRKLYIRNYRLLAKYNNDKDSSIVCLKKEIPLGVNNKNDITYIEKDSTIKKKASNGYAPRNERGNKICMKNKSCIFEMKKYSHLEKKIFKELDYVDFLKKNKTISDKIYKKIMRKKCGLRFALPLLLILVLLISFILDNFWGYGITFGLFKLIVFISPAVQGSELSNYPYLTNFTDLSKIFTKETSPAIATLYVWLTKSPLSWFTNSVVETKNIKGNYCVTGFLGFLIYFVPIFILGIILISAVVYYHKKVKKYEKIKFRKR